A region from the Rhodopseudomonas julia genome encodes:
- a CDS encoding response regulator transcription factor has protein sequence MTARRILIVDDDKELCGALTEQLALYEEFELASATTAAAGIKSAKESHVDLIIMDVELPDMDGREAVKLLRKSGVNVPIVMLTGHDTDSDTVLGLEAGANDYVVKPFRFAVLLARIRAHLRQHEQSEDATFAIGPYTFRPAAKVLLDASGGKVRLTEKETAILKYLYRASEATVSRDTLLSEVWGYNSGVTTHTLETHIYRLRQKIEKDPSNAEILVTEAGGYKLART, from the coding sequence ATGACGGCCAGACGAATTCTCATTGTCGACGATGACAAGGAGCTCTGCGGAGCATTGACGGAGCAATTGGCTCTTTATGAGGAGTTCGAGCTCGCTTCGGCAACGACCGCTGCGGCCGGCATCAAGAGCGCCAAGGAAAGCCACGTCGATCTTATCATCATGGACGTCGAATTGCCCGACATGGACGGGCGCGAGGCCGTCAAACTGCTGCGCAAGAGCGGCGTGAACGTTCCGATCGTGATGCTGACCGGGCACGACACCGATTCCGACACCGTGCTCGGCCTCGAGGCCGGCGCCAATGATTACGTCGTGAAGCCGTTTCGTTTCGCCGTCCTCCTTGCCCGCATCCGGGCGCATCTGCGCCAGCACGAACAGAGCGAGGATGCAACTTTCGCCATCGGCCCCTACACGTTCCGTCCGGCCGCGAAAGTCCTCCTCGACGCATCTGGCGGAAAGGTCCGTCTGACGGAAAAAGAGACGGCGATCTTGAAGTATCTCTACCGCGCCAGCGAGGCGACGGTGTCACGCGATACGCTCCTCTCGGAGGTGTGGGGATACAATTCCGGTGTCACGACCCATACGCTCGAAACCCATATTTACCGCCTCAGGCAGAAGATCGAGAAGGATCCGTCCAACGCCGAGATTCTCGTCACCGAGGCCGGCGGCTATAAGCTTGCCCGCACCTAG
- a CDS encoding Crp/Fnr family transcriptional regulator: MSLGSDVQLLREAPFFRGFDDDHLRLIAFSAESRHVRKDEVVVEAGRPQHSAYLVNDGLLIARRDARAGEEEGRSARRFERGALIGDLALITEMKAHETIVAAENSSVLQIRRSMFKRLLDEYPDIAEALRDKLTEGLADTVEEIKRAGLRLGAAGS, from the coding sequence GTGAGTCTCGGATCCGATGTCCAGCTTTTGCGCGAAGCACCTTTCTTCAGGGGCTTCGATGACGATCATCTGCGACTGATCGCGTTCTCGGCGGAAAGCCGGCATGTGCGCAAAGACGAGGTCGTGGTGGAAGCGGGGCGTCCACAGCATTCGGCCTATCTCGTCAATGACGGTTTGCTGATCGCGCGCAGAGACGCCCGAGCCGGCGAGGAGGAAGGACGGTCGGCGCGGCGCTTCGAACGCGGTGCGCTCATCGGCGATCTCGCGCTCATCACCGAAATGAAGGCGCACGAGACCATCGTCGCGGCGGAAAACTCCAGCGTGCTGCAGATCCGCCGGTCGATGTTCAAGCGGCTTCTGGACGAATATCCCGATATCGCTGAAGCCTTGCGTGACAAGCTGACTGAAGGGCTTGCGGATACGGTCGAGGAGATCAAACGGGCCGGGCTTCGCCTCGGCGCCGCAGGATCATAA
- a CDS encoding exodeoxyribonuclease III — protein sequence MSLSIATWNINSVRLRIGLIVQFLAEHRPDVLCLQETKCPDALFPEKAFREAGYPHLALSGQKGYNGVAIVSRRPLFDIDRNHFCDRIDCRHIEAKVESGTQKVMLHNFYVPAGGDEPDPEKNVKFAHKLAFIEELTQAAERLAQPGSILVGDLNIAPLETDVWSHRQLLKVVSHTPVETEGLLRFQAAGPWVDVMRCFVPPEEKLFTWWSYRSPNWEVSDRGRRLDHIWAAPDVAERAQGIKVIKEARAWERPSDHVPVIATFAEA from the coding sequence ATGTCACTCTCAATCGCTACCTGGAACATCAATTCGGTGCGCCTGCGCATCGGTCTCATTGTGCAGTTTCTCGCCGAGCATAGGCCTGACGTGCTCTGCCTGCAGGAAACGAAATGCCCAGACGCCCTCTTTCCGGAGAAGGCGTTCCGCGAGGCGGGTTACCCCCACCTCGCCCTCTCCGGGCAGAAGGGCTACAACGGCGTCGCCATCGTCTCGCGCCGCCCCCTCTTCGACATCGATCGCAATCATTTCTGCGACCGCATCGATTGCCGCCATATCGAGGCGAAGGTCGAATCTGGCACGCAGAAGGTGATGCTGCACAATTTCTACGTCCCGGCGGGAGGCGACGAGCCCGACCCGGAAAAGAACGTGAAGTTCGCTCATAAGCTCGCCTTCATCGAGGAATTGACGCAAGCCGCAGAGAGGCTGGCGCAGCCGGGCTCCATCTTGGTCGGGGATCTCAACATCGCCCCGCTCGAGACCGATGTCTGGTCGCACCGTCAGCTTCTGAAAGTGGTGAGCCACACGCCTGTCGAGACGGAGGGGCTTCTACGCTTCCAGGCCGCCGGGCCGTGGGTCGACGTCATGCGCTGCTTCGTGCCGCCGGAAGAGAAGCTCTTCACCTGGTGGAGTTATCGCTCGCCGAATTGGGAAGTCTCGGACCGCGGACGACGTCTCGACCATATCTGGGCGGCACCCGATGTGGCCGAACGCGCGCAAGGCATCAAGGTCATCAAGGAAGCGCGTGCCTGGGAACGCCCCTCCGACCACGTGCCCGTGATCGCGACCTTTGCCGAAGCCTAA